The nucleotide sequence TATAATCATGTTGATATGATTTTTGGCACACATAACATTCACCGCCTTCCACATATTTTAAATGATGCCTACATGTCGAAGGAAATGGTTGTTGAGGTATGGTCAAAAGAAGGGGACGTAGTAGAAAACCTTCCAAAAGTACGTCGGGGAAATATTAAAGCATGGGTAAATATTATGTACGGCTGTGATAAATTCTGTACGTATTGTATCGTTCCTTATACACGCGGAAAGGAACGGAGCCGACGCCCAGAGGACATTATTCAAGAGGTGCGTCATTTAGCTGCTCAAGGCTATCAGGAAATTACACTTCTTGGCCAAAATGTTAATGCCTATGGAAAAGATTTCGAAGACATAGAATACGGTCTCGGTGATTTAATGGACGAAATGAGAAAAATCGATATTCCGCGCGTTCGCTTCACAACGAGTCATCCGCGTGACTTCGACGATCATCTGATTGAAGTGTTAGCGAAAAAGGGCAATTTAATGGATCATATTCATTTGCCAGTTCAGTCAGGATCTACAGATGTATTAAAAATTATGGCACGCAAATATACGCGCGAACAATTCCTTGAGCTTGTTCGCAAAATCAAAGCAGCCATCCCGGATGTTGCGTTAACAACTGATATCATCGTCGGCTATCCGAATGAAACAGAGGAGCAATTTGAAGAAACCATTTCTCTGTACCGTGAGGTGGGCTTTGAGTCCGCTTATACGTTTATTTATTCTCCACGTGAAGGCACGCCTGCTGCTAAGATGAAAGACAACGTTCCGATGGAAGTGAAGAAAGAGCGGCTGCAGCGCCTAAATGCGGTAGTAAACGAATTGTCAGCTGAAGCATTAAAGAAATATGAAGGACAAGTTGTTCCTGTGCTCGTTGAAGGGGAAAGCAAGAACAATCCGGACATTTTGGCCGGATACACGAACAAAAATAAATTAGTTAATTTCAAGGGGCCGAAAACGGCAATCGGCAAAATTGTAAATGTAAAAATAACTGATGCAAAAACTTGGTCCTTAAACGGAGAAATGATTGAAGAACATCAATTGGCTGAGGTGGAGTAAAATGGCAAAGTATACAAAAGATGATATTCTCGCACAAGCAACAGAGCTGGCTAAAATGATTGCAGAAACCGACGAGGTTGCATTCTTTAAAGAGGCAGAAGCAAAAATTCATGAAAACCAAAAAGTGCGTGAAAAAATTGCCAGTTTAAAAAGCTTGCAGAAACAAGCGGTGAATTTTCAGCATTACGGCAAGACAGAAGCGTTAAAAATGGTCGAAGAAAAAATGTTGAAAATTGAACAGGAATTAGATGAGATTCCTGTTGTCCAGCAGTTTAAAGAATCACAGGTAGAAGTAAATGATATTTTGCAAATCGTTACATCCGCTATCTCCAACACAGTAACAGACCAGATTATTGAATCAACTGGCGGCGATTTGCTTCGCGGTGAAACAGGAGCCCAAGTTAGAAACAGCACGCCAGGAAGCTGCAGCTAATAAGTAGGCAAACGAAAGACATCAGCTCTCTATGCTGGTGTCTTTTTTATGACTAGAGAATATGAAAATCCACTTTCTCGGCAGTAGGGTTTTAGAGGAGTTATCTTTGCTTTTCTAACTTTTTATATGTTCTAGGCACATGTCTCGCTCTTGGTGCATATGATAGATAGAGAACAAGCGAGGAGGGACGCTCGGATGGCAGAATATAGAGAGATTATTACAAAGTCGGTTGTTGCTAAAGGCCGAAAATTTACTCAGACGCATCACACCATTTGTCCGCCACATCACCCATCGAGCATTTTAGGTTGCTGGATTATTAACCATGAGTATAAAGCAAAAAAGATGGGGAAAAAGGTAGAGGTTCATGGAACATACGATATTAACGTATGGTATTCGCATCATGACAATACGAAAACTTCAGTCGTAACGGAAAAAGTAAGTTATAAAGATGTTATTAAGTTGAAATATCGCGATGAAAATTGTTTTGATGATAATGAAGTGATGGCTCGGGTGCTGCAACAGCCAAATTGCTGTGAAGCGGTATGTTCGCCAAAGGATAATAAAATCATTGTTCAGGCTGAGCGCGAATTCTTGGTTGAAGTGGTCGGGGAAACAAAAATTTGCGTAGCGGTCCACCCTTATGGATGTGAGGATGAAGATTGGGACAGCGACATTGATGACGAAGACTATGAAGAATTAGATACAGCTTTTATAGAGAATAAAAAAGAAGATTAACGTAATGAGCAGGCTCTGAATACAGCCTGCTCATTTTTGTGGGCTGCGTACGGCAGAGGGAGGGGAAATATGATATAATGTAAAGTTGAAAATAGACAGGTTTTCTTGAAAGGGATTGGACAATATATGGAACAATATACGCCGATGATCCGGCAATATTTAGCGATAAAGGCACAATATGAGGATGCCTTTTTGTTTTTTCGTTTAGGAGATTTCTATGAAATGTTTTTTGAAGATGCAACGAAAGCCAGCCAGTTGCTTGAAATTACGTTAACGAGCAGAGATGGCGGATCGTCTGCACGTATACCGATGTGCGGGGTGCCCTACCATTCGGCGGCTGCTTATATAGAACAGTTAATCGAACTTGGCCATAAGGTCGCTATTTGCGAACAGACTGAAGATCCAAAGCAAGCAAAAGGTGTCGTTAAACGCGAAGTCGTACAGCTTATCACCCCTGGCACTGTCATGGAAGGCAAGGGGCTTCACGATAAAGAAAACAATTATATCGCGGCTCTCTTCTGTGAAAATGAGGATACATACAGCCTGGCCTTTTGTGATTTATCTACTGGTGAAAGTCGAACGACAGCTTTAACGACACTCGATGAAGTACTGAATGAACTATCTACTTTACGGGCAAAGGAGGTAGTGACGAAGCAGGATTTGGATGAGAATGTAAGAAAGGCGTTAAAGGAGCGGCTTGGTGTTACGCTTTCTTATGAAGAGCAAACAGCTGCAAGGGATGAATTCGTGTCTTTAACCGAACAGATTACTGTTTCCGGAATGCAGCAGGCCGCCCATCTGCTGTTTCATTATCTGCACCGCACGCAAAAGCGGAGTCTCACTCACTTACAGCCAGTTGAAGTCTATGAAGTCCATCAATTTATGAAGATCGATTTTTATTCCAAACGCAATCTTGAGCTAACGGAAACGATTCGTTCGAAAAACAAAAAGGCTCATTGCTTTGGCTTTTGGATGAAACGATGACGGCGATGGGCGGCCGGATGCTGAAGCGTTGGATTGACCGTCCGCTGATCAACCGACGACAAATTAATGAACGTTTGTCAATGGTGGAGAAATTGATACAATCGTTTTTTGAGCGCCAGGAAATCCGGGAGATGTTAAAGGAAGTGTATGATCTGGAGCGCCTTGCTGGACGGGTCGCTTTCGGAAATGTCAACAGCCGCGATTTGATTCAGTTAAAGAAATCCTTGCAGCAGATTCCACTGCTGAAGGATTTGCTGCTTAAAATTCAAAACGATGAAATTCAAGCACTCTCGAAAAATATGAATCCGTGTGAAGAGTTGACCGACCTTCTCGAACAAGCTTTTGTTGATAATCCGCCGTTATCTGTTAAAGAAGGCGGCATGATCAGAGACGGCTTTCATGCGGAGCTTGATGAGTATAGAGATGCAAGCCGCAACGGAAAAGATTGGATTGCCAACTTGCAGCAGGAAGAGAGAGAAAGAACAGGCATCAAGTCATTAAAGATTGGCTATAATCGTATCTTTGGCTATTACATTGAAATTACAAAAGCGAACCTTCATTTGCTTCAGGACAGCCGCTATGAACGCAAACAAACATTAGCAAACTGTGAGCGTTTTATCACGCCGGAATTAAAGGAAAAGGAAACGCTGATTTTGCAAGCTACAGAAAAGATTATTGACCTGGAGTATGAGCTGTTTCTTGAAATCCGTGAGCAGGTGAAATCATTTATTCCTGAGCTTCAGGAACTTTCTAGACTTGTGAGCGAATTAGACGTGCTGCAATGCTTCGCTGAAGTCAGTGAGAAGCGAAAATATATAAGACCGGAATTAACGGAAAGCCGAGAGCTTTTCATTAAAGAGGGGCGCCATCCTGTCGTGGAAAAAGTCATGGATTCCCAGGAATACGTTCCGAATGACTGTTTCATGAACGGCGAGAGGGAAATGCTTCTTGTCACCGGTCCGAATATGTCAGGGAAAAGCACGTATATGAGACAGATCGCTTTAACAGCCATTATGGCTCAAATTGGCTGTTTCGTTCCTGCACAGGAAGCTAAGTTGCCTGTTTTCGATCAGGTGTTTACAAGAATCGGGGCAGCGGATGATTTGATCTCGGGCCAAAGTACGTTTATGGTGGAAATGCTGGAGGCTAAAAATGCTATTACCCATGCAACGAACCAATCTTTGATTCTCTTTGATGAAATTGGCCGCGGCACATCAACCTATGATGGAATGGCGCTTGCTCAAGCGATCATTGAGCATATTCATGAGCATATTCAAGCCAAGACGCTGTTTTCTACCCATTATCATGAATTAACTGTTTTAGAGGAATCCCTTCCTCAGTTGAAAAATGTACATGTCAGTGCAATTGAACAAAATGGCCGTGTGGTTTTTCTTCACAAAATAAAAGAAGGAGCGGCCGATAAAAGCTACGGCATTCATGTGGCGCAGCTGGCTGAGCTTCCTCGTGAGCTCATTGAGCGAGCAAATGAGATCCTGACGGAATTAGAACAGAAAGAACAGCCTGATTTACGAAAGCAGCCGAAGGAAACAGCAGAAGCAGCCGGCCAGCTCTCTTTCTTCAGCGAACCTGTTGCTCCTCCTCCTACGCCGCAGACAGATAAAGAGAAAAAGATTATTGAAGAGTTAAAGTCCTACGATTTACTGGAAATGACTCCTCTTGATGCAATGAATGCCCTCTATGCGCTTCAAAAGAAAATAAAGAGGTAGTCAGACAAAGAAAAGCAGGTGAAGCAAATGGGAAAAATTATTCAGCTGGATGATACACTTTCGAATAAAATTGCTGCCGGTGAAGTAGTAGAACGCCCTGCTTCTGTTGTGAAGGAGCTCGTCGAGAATTCAGTCGATGCTGGAAGTTCAGTTATTGAGGTTGACGTGGAAGAAGCAGGGCTGGAAAGCATCCGTATTCTTGACAATGGAGCAGGAATAGAGCCGGATGATGTATTGAAAGCTTTTTCCCGTCATGCGACAAGTAAAATCAAAGATGAAAATGATTTATTTCGCATTCGGACGCTAGGCTTTCGAGGCGAAGCGCTGCCGAGCATTGCTTCTGTATCCGAGCTTTCGATGACGACCGGAACGGGGGAAGGTCCGGGAACAGAGATCATTCTTTCGGGAGGGATTGTTCAGAAGCACGGTCCGGCAGCCAGCCGCAAAGGAACGGATATAAAAGTGTCTGGGTTGTTTTTTAACACCCCGGCACGTTTGAAATATATGAAAACGATTCACACCGAGCTTGGTAACATCACAGATGTAGTCAATCGGCTCGCTTTGGCCCATCCGGAGGTAGCCATAAGACTGCGCCACAATGGGAGAGAGTTGCTGCAGACAACAGGAAATGGAGATGTCCGCCAAGTACTTGCGGCGATTTACGGGTTAAATACGGCCAAAAAGATGATTCCTGTGGCAGCTTCCTCCTTGGATTTCCAAGTAGACGGCTGGATTTCGTTGCCGGAAATTACTCGCGCTTCCAGAAACTATCTTTCTGTCATGGTGAACGGGAGATTCATTAAAAATTACAGCCTGGCAAAAGCGATTCAGGAAGGTTACCATACACTGCTTCCAATTGGGCGGTATCCCATTGCTTTAGTGAATATTGTCATGGACCCGATACTAGTCGATGTCAATGTTCACCCTGCCAAGCTAGAAGTGCGTTTTAGCAAAGAACTAGAGTTACAGGAAGTTATTACAACTGCTATCCGTGAAGCTTTCCAAAAAGAAATGTTGATTCCTTCGGCAGCACCAGCAGTGAAGCAAGCAAAACCGCTTTCCCGGCAAGAGGAATTTTCGTTTGATGACAGCCGGAAGCAAGTGAAAACAGAAACTAGCTTTGAAAAAAAGTTTCGCCCTACCACATTGTCCCAGCGCGAATCGTTACTGCCGACGGATAAAATGAAAGAGTTGTATACGAAAGAGCTTTACGAAGTAAATGCTGATCAAGCGGACGATGACCATCCGGTGGAGTCGAAAGAAACAGAAGAGATCATTCAACAGACCGAATTTATACCTTCCACACCGACAGATCTCGTAGCAGAGACCTTCTCAGAAGAAATTGAGTATGAAACACACGAGATACATGAGACAACAGAAAGCAGATTGCCGCCTCTTTATCCAATTGGGCAAATGCACGGCACATATATTTTTGCCCAAAATGAAAGAGGTTTGTACATGATTGATCAGCATGCCGCCCAGGAAAGATTGAAATATGAATTTTTCCGGGAGAAAGTGGGACAAGTAGAAAAAGAATTGCAAGATATGCTTGTGCCCATCACGCTGGATTATTCAGCCGATGACTGTATTAAAATTACTGAACATCTGCACGAATTGGAAAGTGTCGGCGTGTTTTTGGAACCATTCGGTGAGAGAGCTTTTATCGTCCACTCCCATCCGCAATGGTTTCCTAAAGGAGAAGAACAGCAAATGATCGAGGGCATCATTGAGCAAATGCTGTCCATGAAAAAGGTTGATATTAAAAAGTTACGGGAGGAAGCTGCGATTATGATGAGCTGCAAAGCCTCCATCAAAGCGAATCATCATTTACGGAACGATGAGATCCAGCAGCTGCTTGATGATCTGCGACATAGCAGCGATCCATTCACTTGTCCGCACGGCCGGCCAATCATCATTCACTATTCCACCTACGAAATAGAGAAAATGTTTAAACGCATTATGTGATCGAAAAAAGGTCAGCCTCCCGAAAGGCTGACCTTTTTTTAATGGCTCAAGAAGAAAACTGTTGGCTTGCCAATTTTTGATAGAGTGAATGAGTTTGAGACAGTGTGTCATGCGTGCCAATGCCTGTAATTTTCCCTCGTTCGATGACGACGATTTGGTCGGCGTTTACGATGGTGGATAAGCGATGCGCTATGACAAGGGTCGTCCGGCCAGTCATTAATTGGTCGAGCGCTTTTTGGACAAGCCGTTCTGAGTCACTGTCCAAGTTAGAAGTCGCCTCGTCAAGAAGCAAAATTTGCGGGTTACGCATAAAGGCCCGGGCAATCGCTATCCGCTGCCGCTGGCCACCTGATAGTTTGATTCCTCGTTCGCCGACTTCTGTGTTATATTGATCGGGAAACCCCTCAATAAACTCAGCGGCATTAGCTAGCTTTGCGGCTCTTTTTATCTCGTCCTCTTTAATCGGGCCCCCCATGCCGTAACAAATATTATCGCGAATGGAACCCGACATAATGGGACTTTCTTGGGAAACATAACCGATGGATGTGCGCCACGAACGAAGGTCAAATTCGCTGATGGGATGCTCTCCCAAGAAAATTTCTCCTTGCACAGGTTGATAAAAGCGCTCAAGCAAAGCAAAGAGAGTGGTTTTGCCGCTGCCGCTCGGGCCGACAAAGGCCGTTGTTTTTCCGGTCGGAATATGAAGATTCATATTTTTGAGCACAGCATGATTTTCCTCGTAACCAAAAGTCAGGTCTTTAAGTGATAGATGCTGTGCTGGCTGAACGACAGGCAAGCCGGCTGCTTCTGATTCTTTTTTCAGTGTTAGAATGGATTGAATTCTTTCTGTCGCTCCCATGGCTTTTTGAAAAGCTGTAAAGAATGAAGCCATTTGGCTAAAGGGGATGACAATCTGGAACATGTAAATAATAATAGCAACGAGTGAACCGGCTGTAAGGGCTCCAGAGGCAACACGGACACCGCCGTAACCGATTAATACGACAAGGACGAGCATCATGATCACTGTCATAAAAGGAGAAATGACAGCCTGGACCCGCGCTTCTTTCAATCCATAACGAAAAAGCTCCTGAATACGGTAGAAACCTTTTTCTCTTTCCGCCTTTTCAGCGCTGTACGCCTTAACGAGTCGGATATCTGTGAGCACCCTGCCGAGATCAGCAGAAAAACCGGCCATTTCGGTTTGAGTATCCTTGGAAATGCGATACATTTTTCTGCCGAGCGGCATAATGATCAAAATAGAAACTGGGGCAGCGAGAAGCATAATGACGGTCATTTTCCAATCAATGAAAAGCAAAATAACAATGGCGCCAAGGATGGAGATGATCCCAGTGACAAATGAGACGAGGTGCTGGACGATCAAAGTTTTAACCGTGTTTGTATCCTGAGTAATCCGGCTCATCGTTTCTCCAGATTCATGCTCGTCAAAGTAAGAAACGGGCAATTCAAGGACTTGGTTCCATACTCTTCTCCGCACAGAAGAAACGACTGCTTCCCCAATATAGCTCATCAAGTAGTAGGAGAAACCACCTGAAACAGTCTGAACGAGAAAGCTGCCAGCAAGGAAGAGAATAACGGATGTTTGCAGTTGATTGTGGGCAAGTTGGTCAACGAGATCTTTCGTAAATAAAGGAACGACAAGCCCGGCGAGTGTTTCGGCTATACTTAACAGGATGGCCCCGGCAATGATCCACTTTGACAGGCGGGCTTTTGTAAATAAGTGTACAAAGGGCTTCCATTGTTGGAAATTTGTTTGTTCAGTTTTTTCCATTTTCTATTCCTCCTTTTCTTTATAATAAGTCATCGCTTGTTCGAGCCACTTCTCTTCTTCAGGACTAAATGGGTAAGGAAACAGCCATGGATCTTCTTCCAGATCGGTAGCAAAATAAGTTTCCAGCGTATGGAAATCACCGCCGGCTACTTCTGCTGCCAGCTCTATTAATTCCGTCACTAATTGTTCAACAGCGCTGCTTTTTGGATCTGAAAAGGCCAGTTCCTTTATGCGCGAAAACAAGTCCATCGCTCTTTTCTCGATCTCTTCTTGGTTATTCTTTATTCGATCGAATAATTCATCAATGTATGGCGATGGTACAACGGATTTCATCCAGCTTTTATGATCATCCTCCATCTGAACATTATTAATCATTGAAACAAAGATATCGGTATGCAACGTGCCGCCTCTTTCTATTTGATCAATGGCAAGGCTTAGTAGCCGGATAGCGTCATTTAACTGTTCGCGCTTTTTTTCCATAAGGTCGCGCTGAAAGATAAGAGAGTCTTTTTCATTCCATGTGTCTTTACGAATAAAGTCAGCAATCTCTTCCAGTGAAAACCCTAAAAATTTAAGAGAAACAATTTTTTGAAGTATCCACAAGTCACTTTCTTGGTAATAACGATGTCCGCTTGATGTCCGTTTAGCTGCTAGAAGGCCAATTTCATCATAATATTGCAAGGTTCTCGCTGTCAGGCCGCTCATCTTTTTAAATTGGCCAATAGTAAATGTTTTCGCCATTTTGCTTTCCTCCATCCACTTAATAAGTCCATTCTAAAACATTACGTTACGTGAAGTGCAAGATGAAAAAACCAGATTTTCCACATACATTTAAAATGTAGAACTTCTCGTATTTATCTCTCTATACGTTCTAAACGAAATAGCCTAATATAGAAAAGGGAGAAGTACTTTTAATCTGTTGATGGGATGGAGACGGTTCTTCGGAATCTACAAGAGGTGAATAAGAGTTGTTATGGTGAACACAAGAGAGAGTTTTCGATTACGTATACTTGTTAGTATTATAGCGATTTCCGGATTTAGTCAGGGAATGCTGCTGCCGCTGATCGCTGTTTTGTTTGAGAGGGAAGGGATGTCGGCTTCGTTAAATGGATTAAATGCAGCTGGTTTATATATTGGAATTTTGCTTGTTTCACCGTTTATGGAAAGACCGCTGCGGCAGTTCGGTTATAAGCCGGTCATCATCGGAGGCGGGCTGCTCGTTATTGTCGCTCTTTTTTCTTTTCCTTTATGGAAGTCCTTTTGGTTTTGGTTTATTTTGCGGCTGCTGATTGGAATCGGTGATCATGCGCTTCATTTTGGCACCCAGACATGGATCACCTCTTTTTCGTCACCGGAGCGGCGCGGGCGAAATATTTCGCTCTATGGATTATTTTTTGGCTTGGGTTTTGCCACTGGTCCGCTCATGACCGGTCTTATCCATTATAGCGAATCTTTGCCGTTTATTGTTTCGGGGGTGCTTTGTCTTATTTGTTGGGTCTTTTTATTCTTCCTGAAAAATGACTTTCCAGAACAGCAGGTGGAAACCAATTCGACGTGGGAAACTCTGAAGCGCTTCAGAGAAGCGTCTCGCTATGGATGGATTGCCTTTTTGCCGACATTTGCTTATGGATTCTTAGAAGCTTCTTTTAATGGCATTTATCCAATTTATGGGGTTCGAACCGGATTGTCTGTTCAAGAAATTTCTGTCATTTTGATGTCATTTGCTATCGGAGGAATTGTTTTCCAGTTCCCGCTAGGTGTATTGAGCGATAAGTATGGACGGAAAAGAGTGTTAGCGGTTGTATTGTTAGCGGGTACGGTTTTGTTTTTTAGCGCCGCATTGATCGACCACTTATATTATTTACTGTTAGTGAGTATTTTTCTTGCTGGCATGCTTGTTGGTTCCACTTTCAGCCTTGGAATCAGCTTTATGACCGATCTAATGCCTAGACAATTCCTGCCGACAGGCAATCTTCTGTGCGGCATGGCCTTCAGCATCGGTAGTTTAACCGGTCCATACTTGGGAGGGATGGCTTTACAGTTGTTTGAGAGCATCAGCTTTTTCACGGTCATTAGCGCTATTTTTGCACTCGTTACCATGATCTTTTTTTGGTATGGAGGGAAACCTTTAAAGAAAGACAACATACTCCCCCTTGACTGATAAGCAGATGAAGAAAGTTTAAATGAAAAGGAGTGTAGCGGATGAATTTTCACGGACAAAAAATTTTGCCGGCTGTCCGGACAATGAAGGATTTTGATAAAATGCTGGACACTCCATTTGAGTATGGTGTGTTTTTAGATCTTCATATAGGCATGGTAAAGAGTGTTTTTGACTATGCAAAGCAGCACGGAAAGAAAATGTTCCTGCATCTCGATCTAATTCACGGACTAACAAGTGATGAATATGCGGCCGAGTTTGTAGCACAATATGCCAAGCCATATGGAATTATTTCAACAAAAGGCAGTGCCATTGTCAGAGCGAAGCAAAAAGGAATGCTGGCGACACAGCGGGCATTCATTATCGATTCAAGCGCCCTCGAGCGCAGTGTGAAATTAATTGAACGGACAGACCCTGATTATATCGAGGTGCTGCCGGGCGTCGTACCGAAGATTATTAAAGAGCTGCATGAAAAAACAAAAAAGCCAATCTTCGCCGGCGGATTGATTGAAACGAGAGAGGAAGTAGAAGAGGCCCTGCAGGCGGGGGCATGCGCCATCACAACCTCTGATCGAGAGCTGTGGAAATTATATTATTAAAAGTTAGGTTGTTGTAAATTAGTTGATGGCGCTTTCAAAACATGTTATCTTAAAAATAAGTTAATAATTTGTGAGGGAGAACAAAGAGATTCACAACACACGCTATTTCAGGCGGTTGTTTGTTGTGAATTTTTTTGTTCTCTTTTTTATTTAACGTTCCTGTTAACGAGTACAACACTCTTTAACATCGGTAAATTCATAGAAAAAAGGGAGTGGGGAAATGTCACCGTTTTGGGGAGAGCTTTTCGGCACAGCTCTGTTGATTGTATTCGGAGCAGGAGTTTGTGCAAATGTAAATTTAAAGAAATCTTTTGCTTTTGGTTCGGGCTGGATTGTGATCGCCTGGGGCTGGGGTCTGGCTGTTGCGATGGCTGTGTACGCGGTTGGGCGATTTAGTGGGGCCCATTTAAATCCGGCTGTCACGCTGGCTCTGGCATTTGCTGGAGATTTTGCGTGGGGAGATGTCATGCCTTATATTATTGCACAAATAATTGGCTCTATAATCGGTGCAGCGGTGGTTTACTTGCATTTTCTACCCCATTGGAAAGCAACGGAGGATCCGGCAGCAAAGTTAGGGGTTTTTGCTACTGGGCCAGCGATTGAG is from Bacillus sp. PK3_68 and encodes:
- a CDS encoding MFS transporter encodes the protein MVNTRESFRLRILVSIIAISGFSQGMLLPLIAVLFEREGMSASLNGLNAAGLYIGILLVSPFMERPLRQFGYKPVIIGGGLLVIVALFSFPLWKSFWFWFILRLLIGIGDHALHFGTQTWITSFSSPERRGRNISLYGLFFGLGFATGPLMTGLIHYSESLPFIVSGVLCLICWVFLFFLKNDFPEQQVETNSTWETLKRFREASRYGWIAFLPTFAYGFLEASFNGIYPIYGVRTGLSVQEISVILMSFAIGGIVFQFPLGVLSDKYGRKRVLAVVLLAGTVLFFSAALIDHLYYLLLVSIFLAGMLVGSTFSLGISFMTDLMPRQFLPTGNLLCGMAFSIGSLTGPYLGGMALQLFESISFFTVISAIFALVTMIFFWYGGKPLKKDNILPLD
- the miaB gene encoding tRNA (N6-isopentenyl adenosine(37)-C2)-methylthiotransferase MiaB, which codes for MNEEQRLQGQQVKEKNPTDKKSEKDYSKYFETVFLPPSLKEAKKRGKEEVAYHKDFKIDEQLRGMGDGKKFYIRTYGCQMNEHDTEVMAGIFMALGYEATDTVEDANVILLNTCAIRENAENKVFGELGHLKHLKQQRPDLLLGVCGCMSQEESVVNKILKTYNHVDMIFGTHNIHRLPHILNDAYMSKEMVVEVWSKEGDVVENLPKVRRGNIKAWVNIMYGCDKFCTYCIVPYTRGKERSRRPEDIIQEVRHLAAQGYQEITLLGQNVNAYGKDFEDIEYGLGDLMDEMRKIDIPRVRFTTSHPRDFDDHLIEVLAKKGNLMDHIHLPVQSGSTDVLKIMARKYTREQFLELVRKIKAAIPDVALTTDIIVGYPNETEEQFEETISLYREVGFESAYTFIYSPREGTPAAKMKDNVPMEVKKERLQRLNAVVNELSAEALKKYEGQVVPVLVEGESKNNPDILAGYTNKNKLVNFKGPKTAIGKIVNVKITDAKTWSLNGEMIEEHQLAEVE
- the mutL gene encoding DNA mismatch repair endonuclease MutL, yielding MGKIIQLDDTLSNKIAAGEVVERPASVVKELVENSVDAGSSVIEVDVEEAGLESIRILDNGAGIEPDDVLKAFSRHATSKIKDENDLFRIRTLGFRGEALPSIASVSELSMTTGTGEGPGTEIILSGGIVQKHGPAASRKGTDIKVSGLFFNTPARLKYMKTIHTELGNITDVVNRLALAHPEVAIRLRHNGRELLQTTGNGDVRQVLAAIYGLNTAKKMIPVAASSLDFQVDGWISLPEITRASRNYLSVMVNGRFIKNYSLAKAIQEGYHTLLPIGRYPIALVNIVMDPILVDVNVHPAKLEVRFSKELELQEVITTAIREAFQKEMLIPSAAPAVKQAKPLSRQEEFSFDDSRKQVKTETSFEKKFRPTTLSQRESLLPTDKMKELYTKELYEVNADQADDDHPVESKETEEIIQQTEFIPSTPTDLVAETFSEEIEYETHEIHETTESRLPPLYPIGQMHGTYIFAQNERGLYMIDQHAAQERLKYEFFREKVGQVEKELQDMLVPITLDYSADDCIKITEHLHELESVGVFLEPFGERAFIVHSHPQWFPKGEEQQMIEGIIEQMLSMKKVDIKKLREEAAIMMSCKASIKANHHLRNDEIQQLLDDLRHSSDPFTCPHGRPIIIHYSTYEIEKMFKRIM
- a CDS encoding glycerol-3-phosphate responsive antiterminator, whose translation is MNFHGQKILPAVRTMKDFDKMLDTPFEYGVFLDLHIGMVKSVFDYAKQHGKKMFLHLDLIHGLTSDEYAAEFVAQYAKPYGIISTKGSAIVRAKQKGMLATQRAFIIDSSALERSVKLIERTDPDYIEVLPGVVPKIIKELHEKTKKPIFAGGLIETREEVEEALQAGACAITTSDRELWKLYY
- the cotE gene encoding outer spore coat protein CotE, whose translation is MAEYREIITKSVVAKGRKFTQTHHTICPPHHPSSILGCWIINHEYKAKKMGKKVEVHGTYDINVWYSHHDNTKTSVVTEKVSYKDVIKLKYRDENCFDDNEVMARVLQQPNCCEAVCSPKDNKIIVQAEREFLVEVVGETKICVAVHPYGCEDEDWDSDIDDEDYEELDTAFIENKKED
- a CDS encoding ABC transporter ATP-binding protein, which codes for MEKTEQTNFQQWKPFVHLFTKARLSKWIIAGAILLSIAETLAGLVVPLFTKDLVDQLAHNQLQTSVILFLAGSFLVQTVSGGFSYYLMSYIGEAVVSSVRRRVWNQVLELPVSYFDEHESGETMSRITQDTNTVKTLIVQHLVSFVTGIISILGAIVILLFIDWKMTVIMLLAAPVSILIIMPLGRKMYRISKDTQTEMAGFSADLGRVLTDIRLVKAYSAEKAEREKGFYRIQELFRYGLKEARVQAVISPFMTVIMMLVLVVLIGYGGVRVASGALTAGSLVAIIIYMFQIVIPFSQMASFFTAFQKAMGATERIQSILTLKKESEAAGLPVVQPAQHLSLKDLTFGYEENHAVLKNMNLHIPTGKTTAFVGPSGSGKTTLFALLERFYQPVQGEIFLGEHPISEFDLRSWRTSIGYVSQESPIMSGSIRDNICYGMGGPIKEDEIKRAAKLANAAEFIEGFPDQYNTEVGERGIKLSGGQRQRIAIARAFMRNPQILLLDEATSNLDSDSERLVQKALDQLMTGRTTLVIAHRLSTIVNADQIVVIERGKITGIGTHDTLSQTHSLYQKLASQQFSS
- a CDS encoding MerR family transcriptional regulator, encoding MAKTFTIGQFKKMSGLTARTLQYYDEIGLLAAKRTSSGHRYYQESDLWILQKIVSLKFLGFSLEEIADFIRKDTWNEKDSLIFQRDLMEKKREQLNDAIRLLSLAIDQIERGGTLHTDIFVSMINNVQMEDDHKSWMKSVVPSPYIDELFDRIKNNQEEIEKRAMDLFSRIKELAFSDPKSSAVEQLVTELIELAAEVAGGDFHTLETYFATDLEEDPWLFPYPFSPEEEKWLEQAMTYYKEKEE
- a CDS encoding RicAFT regulatory complex protein RicA family protein, which translates into the protein MAKYTKDDILAQATELAKMIAETDEVAFFKEAEAKIHENQKVREKIASLKSLQKQAVNFQHYGKTEALKMVEEKMLKIEQELDEIPVVQQFKESQVEVNDILQIVTSAISNTVTDQIIESTGGDLLRGETGAQVRNSTPGSCS